In the genome of Acidimicrobiia bacterium, the window ACGTCATTTAATTTGGTGACGTCGGCAATAATGGAAGTAACACCTAAGTTAATTGCTTCTCTTCTATCTAAGTGGCCAGATAGCACGACAATTGGTTTAATTCCAGCATTTTTTGCCATCATAACATCATTTTTTGCGTCACCTACTAAAACAGCATCTTCTGGCTTTATATTTAAGTCATTAAGTATCATATTAACCATCAATGGATTTGGTTTTGATTCATTCATGTCTTTTAAATCGTAAGAAGTAACAATTTTACTAAAGGCATTGGGGATCTTGAATCTTGGGAATATATATTCTTTTAATAATTTAGGATGGATGCCTGAAGCTATTGCTAGTTTATATTTTTTAGCAAGATTGTTTATGAAATCTTGAATTCCTGGAAGTGTAGTAAGGGCATTTAAAAATGTATCACCAAAAAGATGCTTCTCATATATTAAACATGCCCTTTCAATTAATTCTGGACTCTCTTGGAGCAATTCAGCAAGTTCAATCTCATGAGTAGTGCCCCAACGGGCTTTTATACGCGACTCTTCGACATTTGGATCTAAATGAACACCTACTTCAAGAAGCGTTTGGTGGTAGCAGGCATAGTAGCCCCTTGTAGAACCTATGGTAAATACGTCATCCCAGTCAAAAATAATAAGCTTAGTCATTGCGAAGAGTATACATAGCGTGATGGCGATTAATTCAATGCTGCGAATAAAGAGTAATCTTATAATGATGGATATCCCAAATTTTATTTTTGAAAAATGTGGAAAAGCAAATGTTGTTTTTACATCTCGTGTTGGTGGTTTTTCAAAATCGCCATATGATTCTTTAAATGTTGCTAAACATGTTGGAGATGAAATTGATCTTGTCGAAAGAAATCGTAAAACTATATTTAGTAGTTTAGAAAAATTTGATTTACCTCAACCCGAAGAATGGATATTTTTAAACCAAACTCATTGTGATCAAATATTTCAAGTCGATGAACAAACTTACGATCAATTGAATCCTCCAACAGCAGATGGATCTATAACTACTTTGTCCGAAATTCCGTTGGTGGTGA includes:
- a CDS encoding HAD family phosphatase, producing MTKLIIFDWDDVFTIGSTRGYYACYHQTLLEVGVHLDPNVEESRIKARWGTTHEIELAELLQESPELIERACLIYEKHLFGDTFLNALTTLPGIQDFINNLAKKYKLAIASGIHPKLLKEYIFPRFKIPNAFSKIVTSYDLKDMNESKPNPLMVNMILNDLNIKPEDAVLVGDAKNDVMMAKNAGIKPIVVLSGHLDRREAINLGVTSIIADVTKLNDVL